The DNA segment ATTCATATAAAGAGGAGAGAAGCTTTTTTGCCTCTTCTCTTTGGTTGTAATGGAAAACTCCCCAACTTAAGATGAGCCCAAATTCTTTTGGAGAAAATGGGAGGTCTGTGCCTGGAGTGTGGAGGAAACGAATCGGTGAATTCCCTTCATTTAACAGATCAATGGTGGTTTTTGAATTGTCGCAACCAGTGACAAAATAACATTCATTTTGTAAAAGATAAGAATGCCTTCCGGATCCACAGCCAAAGTCCAGTGCATTTCTATTTTTTGGTTGGATCCTAGATAAAAGGCGGACCAAATTTTCATCTGGAAAGGCCAATTTTGACTTTGGTCTTTCATAGTGTTCATCCCAGACATTTTTCATGAATTGATTCTTTGGAAAATGGAATCTAACCAATCTTTGGTGGAAATAGGTAGTTTAGTTGAGATTCCAAACACCTGGGTTCGTTTGTGATTTCCTTCTAATTTATCGAGAGTCGCAGCGGTTGGGACCAATTGTTTTTGGAAAAAGATGGTTTCACCTGGGTTTGGTTCTAAGGTCAAAGGTTCTCCCATCTTTTTTTGGCGTTCCGGGGGGAGGGTAAAAACTAATGCCGATTTGGTGAACCCATCTTTTGCTTTTTTTAAAAAACCAGGCCTTGTTTTTTCGCCAATGGTCACGGAAAGTAAATCATTAAAGTATTTATATCCGTAGTGTTCGGGGATAAGAACATCTGCCAAAAATTCTCCACCCACTTCAGGAGCCGATTCGATTAGAAGGCATTCTTTATTTTTTGTGATTTTAAATTCAGCAACGAAAGGTCCCGTTTTTAGTTTTGTTGCTGTGACAACTGCTTGGCAGATCATTTTGATTTCCCCTGCCAAATCGATATGTTGGGAGGGGGCCACATGGGCCACCTCAATAAAGTTAGGTTTCCCTGTGGTAATTTTGTCTGTGAGGGAGATCAAATAAAATCGTCTGGCAATGACAAAACCAAGGACGGTAACTTCATCCCCAGAAATCAGAGGTTCCAAAAGATAACCTTCACTTGTTTTCAAACGAGTGAATTTTTTAAACTCTGCTTCCGATTCGAATACAGTAATTCCTTTTTTCCCAGAACCTTCTTTGGGTTTGGCGATGAGGGGAAACTTGAGCTCTATTTTTTTTTCTTTGGCTTTCGTTTGTAAACTGGATTGGAGAGAAGCGGGAAGAGGGATTCCAAATTTCGAAACGGCAGTTTTGAACCTTTCTTTGTCCAAAAACAAATTCACTGTATCACGAGGGTTCCCTCGGAGTTTTAATTTTTCTGCTAAATAAGAAACTGTATAAACGGCTTTTCCAAAGGATCTGGAACCCACTCCCATCAGTTTGAAAGGAAGAGGGACACGACTCATGGCATGAAGGATTTTTCTATACTCATGAGTAGATTCTAATATGCGAATGTCTGATTCCACAAGACCCGGGGCCTCTGGATTTGTATCAACAGAGATCACTTTGAGTCCCCTGGCTTTTGCCGCTCGGATGAGTGGGATTTGGTTCTCTCCGGCTCCAATAGAGAGATAACTGCCGGTCAGCTGTCTCATCTATGAACCGCGCGACCCGCCTCTTCTTTGGACTCCTGTATTCCCACCACCTGAAGTTTGGTTTCTGCCAAAAGTAGGTTTGGAAACGGCAGGACTTCCTTTCTTTTTCGCGGCTTCATTTTGCGATTTGGTCAGTTCTTCCTGGTTGACGAGGACAATGGCCTTACCTTCGATTTCTTTTCCGTTGAGAGCAGAAATTGCTTTGGTTGCATCAGCATCCGCCATATCAGCCGTTCCATAACCCAAGGATACCTTGGTGATTTTGTCTCGTTTGATTTGGAGGTGTTCCACTTTTCCATGAGCAGAAAGAAGTTTTTCTAAGGCTTCTTCGGTGAGCGACTGGGGGAGGTTTCCAATGGATAACTTCATGTCCTTCTTTTCTATGAATTTTCGTGAAAACTTCAACTCTTTTTTGACTATGTCGCATTTTCTCTTGGGGAATTGGCGGATCTTGTCGAAAGAAAATATAGGTAGGAACGTTATGTTACGAGGACTCTATACTGGTGCCAATGGGATGATTTCCCAACAAGTGAGAATGGATGTGGTCGCCAACAATTTGGCCAATGTGGATAAAACTGCATTTAAAAAAGATACCACAGTCTTCA comes from the Leptospira bourretii genome and includes:
- a CDS encoding ATP-grasp domain-containing protein; the protein is MRQLTGSYLSIGAGENQIPLIRAAKARGLKVISVDTNPEAPGLVESDIRILESTHEYRKILHAMSRVPLPFKLMGVGSRSFGKAVYTVSYLAEKLKLRGNPRDTVNLFLDKERFKTAVSKFGIPLPASLQSSLQTKAKEKKIELKFPLIAKPKEGSGKKGITVFESEAEFKKFTRLKTSEGYLLEPLISGDEVTVLGFVIARRFYLISLTDKITTGKPNFIEVAHVAPSQHIDLAGEIKMICQAVVTATKLKTGPFVAEFKITKNKECLLIESAPEVGGEFLADVLIPEHYGYKYFNDLLSVTIGEKTRPGFLKKAKDGFTKSALVFTLPPERQKKMGEPLTLEPNPGETIFFQKQLVPTAATLDKLEGNHKRTQVFGISTKLPISTKDWLDSIFQRINS
- a CDS encoding RNA recognition motif domain-containing protein yields the protein MKLSIGNLPQSLTEEALEKLLSAHGKVEHLQIKRDKITKVSLGYGTADMADADATKAISALNGKEIEGKAIVLVNQEELTKSQNEAAKKKGSPAVSKPTFGRNQTSGGGNTGVQRRGGSRGS
- a CDS encoding class I SAM-dependent methyltransferase — its product is MKNVWDEHYERPKSKLAFPDENLVRLLSRIQPKNRNALDFGCGSGRHSYLLQNECYFVTGCDNSKTTIDLLNEGNSPIRFLHTPGTDLPFSPKEFGLILSWGVFHYNQREEAKKLLSSLYESLDTGGYLLGSIRADGDTHLGLTQGKMNLTDLSGGYAETYSLEDLKSFLSIFSKVSIGYSERTPLGKLEERICHWFFLAEK